The following are encoded together in the Lathyrus oleraceus cultivar Zhongwan6 chromosome 3, CAAS_Psat_ZW6_1.0, whole genome shotgun sequence genome:
- the LOC127132326 gene encoding piezo-type mechanosensitive ion channel homolog isoform X4: MVRFIPGFALPIILLTASILNWSLMSLADLIAFLFIQYTALRKGSRFHQQSLISWSVLILSSLTLLSHAIFHVVLAIEGDHWSTADAQWAQLIGFIRVQSWRTLPIDYFLVMQVLATFLSLIEIYGNGCGQDAWRKFYSGHLCSSSPRIGSHLKGLCVLLMPAIQLIAGISHASWVSLPFFICSSIGLVDWSWTSNYIGIFRWWRYLLYYAGFNIILLYIYQLPIEFPETIRSIFYHFGLFKLSTKSEWSEVCSALSLLLFYITLSWIRNELAEMKIITSTRENDLTEELLPTRRSLFVHEYRFGVRHRSFILQGAISQTFSINFLAYGFPISLLVLSFWSFHFASLCSFGLLAYVGYILYAFPSMFRLQQLNGMLLVFILLWAASTYIFNVALTVSNNKSPKDMKIWETIGLWHYPIPAYYLLAQFGLGFLVAVCNLVNNSVLLCITDQGQLTADESVVEEEEDTTVLVVATIAWGLRKCSHVIILTLIFLIAIRPGLFHAVYMIFFLIYLLSNAINSKLRQAVILLCEAQFALQFILRLDLISKHLDQKGSYAFQILSQLGMLNHIHSVDFFKISIVACFCAIHNHGLQTLLTFSAIVRHTSCPPVGFNILRAGLIKPVCLSGYSPRSSEGQGTHERKTISYLKVIRQKFLSAYRSCGKYIAFLTILLSVYLCTPNYASFGYLFFLLLWISGRQVVGKTRKHLWFPMKLYAIFVFFSIYSVGVFSSSKIWFPGIIGFQTAFGYDPEASVLQNIWEPLAVLVVMQLYSYERRQSKSSGSSNYDAPEIRPFPFTRRLLVRHTDKILYFALIYASISPISAFGFLYLVGLLNFLRLPKSSQIPAKVFLVYSGLLIMVEYLFQMWGDQAKMFPGQDHSQLSLLMGLQLYKPGFKGLESGLRGKVVVIVACILQYNVFRWLEKMQFVNGNGDRWNEPCSLFSPVDDPNETPSSPTIKRGTRSRSWPTINSVLSLGLDSAQRDGVKKNQLLHFWGSSKDSLKWNRKRLLFLRKERLEMQKTVLKVSLTFWIENMFNLFGLEINMIVLLLASFAVLNAISLLYIASLAACVFLHRLLIKKLWPVFVFLFASIITIEYLAIWMHLAFVHQQIGEQVPCRDCWRVSDIYFSYCKRCWLGIIVDDPRMLISYYGVFMFSCFKFRADQASTLNGLEMYQKILSQWKSASVLSDLSFETKGYWTILDHLRLYGYCHLLDFVLSLILITGTLEYDMLHFGYLGFALVFFRMRLKILKKGNQIFRYLRMYNFVVIVLSLAYQSPFVGDFSEIKSGYIERINELVGFHKYDYGFRITSRSSFVEIIIFMLVSLQSYMFSFPEFVYVSKYLEKEQIGAILRQQEKKAAWKTAQLQHTRKTAVLKHARSLQVEKMKSEMLNLQDQLHNMSTDANCSNASLEIDGLRERGNSSLDFHRESEFWKKDLDINTESTVPNNVNQSLLSEKSARPLAPEYWKHPIDSPHGIVDVKDRTEHNGDFDLKIRNRYKLRVRKNALVSAVHFIGKGVSQVQSLGNMAVSNLMNYLKIEHEELESTDDSSDDEEYYEIENQNTGAEPLESTFSLHSVNDHTGPDTAYLQIGIIFRCMWSRMRSNNDVVCYCCFILIYLWSFSLLSVVYLAALFLYALCQNTGPGYIFWVTMLIYTEMCILLQYLYQIIIQHTEFEFHVSLLQELGFPAKKITSSFVTNNLPYFLVYIFTLLQTSITVKDGGWTIAADSSFSKRRNQNFIEDVNCSTFQDRLERLFLPLKNLLKRLVRSLCRYWRSLTWGAETPPYFVQLSMEVNMWPEEGIQPKKIESRINKSLKILHNRRCREDKLFKLHSASRVRVQSIEKSEENENLCLIVFEVLYASPSIEFTAEEWYSSLTPAEDVSNEIRKAQHIGIFKEIGFPYRIISIIGGGKREIDLYAYIFGADLAVFFLIAIFYESVMKANSEFLEVYQFEDQFPEDFVSVLMVVFFLIVLDRIIYLCSFATGKVIFYLFNLVLFTYSITKYAWDMDPLHRYSGRLAIRAIYFTKAISLVLQAMQIHFGIPHKSTLYRQFLTSSVSRVYVLGFRLYRAIPFLYELRCVLDWSCTTTSLTMYDWLKLEDIHASLFLVKCDVVLNRASHQQGQKQTKMTKFCGGICLFFVLMCVIWTPMLMYSSGNPTNIANPIKDASVRIDIKTLSGRLTLFETTLCEKISWERLEARASLDPLGYLSAYNGNDIQLICCQSDASRLWQVPPIVQARFMKSLRWNMDITFYWEFTRDRPKGKEVVKYELTIQEQDLPTSYEVARVFNGTSNSFPVFNIYPRYFRVTGSGDVRSLEQSVELVSGDLVLNRGDPEWWSFYDLDISDSHGCGKFPGPMAIIVSEETPQGIIGETLSKFSIWGLYITFVLAVGRFIRLQCSDLRMRIPFENLPSCDRLMAICEDIYAARAEGELEVEEILYWTLVKIYRSPHMLLEYTQAE; encoded by the exons ATGGTTAGGTTTATACCTGGATTCGCTCTACCTATCATTCTCCTTACAG CATCTATACTTAACTGGAGTTTGATGTCTTTGGCTGACCTAATAGCATTCCTATTCATTCAGTACACCGCTCTTAGAAAAG GATCTCGTTTCCATCAACAATCTTTGATATCATGGTCTGTTCTTATATTATCCTCATTGACGCTGCTCTCACATGCCATATTCCATGTTGTATTGGCCATCGAGGGGGATCACTGGAGTACTGCTGATGCTCAGTGGGCTCAGCTAATTGGATTTATAAG AGTGCAGTCTTGGAGGACTTTGCCGATTGACTATTTTTTGGTCATGCAAGTATTAGCAACCTTTCTTTCTCTAATTGAAATATATGGAAATGGATGTGGTCAAGATGCATGGAGAAAATTTTATTCAGGGCATCTATGCTCTTCCTCTCCGCGAATAG GATCTCATCTCAAGGGATTGTGTGTTTTATTGATGCCTGCTATTCAACTAATTGCTGGGATTAGTCATGCATCTTGGGTTTCCTTGCCTTTTTTCATTTGCAGCAGTATTGGGCTAGTAGATTGGTCTTGGACAAGCAATTATATAGGTATCTTTCG GTGGTGGAGATACCTTCTATATTATGCTGGCTTCAATATCATTTTGCTGTACATATACCAACTTCCTATTGAATTCCCAGAGACCATTAGGTCGATATTTTACCACTTTGGGCTATTCAAACTTTCTACAAAATCAGAATGGTCAGAAGTTTGTTCTGCTCTTTCACTTCTACTTTTCTACATTACG CTATCTTGGATCAGAAATGAGCTAGCCGAAATGAAAATCATCACATCAACAAGAGAAAATGATTTGACTGAGGAACTTCTTCCCACAAGACGGTCTCTCTTTGTTCATGAATACAG GTTTGGCGTGAGGCATAGAAGTTTCATATTGCAAGGAGCTATTTCTCAGACGTTTAGTATTAACTTTCTAGCATATGGTTTTCCG ATTTCCTTGCTGGTTCTTTCATTCTGGAGTTTCCACTTTGCAAGTCTCTGCTCATTTGGGTTGCTTGCTTATGTGGGATACATCTTGTATGCCTTCCCTTCCATGTTTCGATTGCAGCAGCTGAATGGCATGCTTCTTGTTTTCATTCTTCTTTGGGCAGCTAGCACATATATCTTCAACGTGGCACTCACTGTCTCCAATAACAAATCACCGAAG GATATGAAAATATGGGAAACTATAGGCTTGTGGCATTACCCTATCCCGGCATACTATTTGCTTGCACAATTTGGTCTTGGTTTTCTTGTTGCTGTGTGCAATCTTGTAAACAATTCAGTGTTATTGTGCATTACTGATCAAGGACAATTAACAGCTGATGAATCTGTTGTGGAAG AGGAAGAAGACACCACAGTTTTAGTTGTGGCTACAATAGCATGGGGACTACGCAAGTGCTCACATGTTATAATTTTAACATTGATATTTCTTATTGCAATAAGACCCGGTCTTTTTCATGCTGTTTATA TGATTTTCTTTTTAATTTATCTTTTAAGCAATGCAATCAACAGCAAATTACGGCAAGCTGTTATCCTTTTATGTGAGGCGCAATTTGCACTTCAGTTCATTCTTCGGCTTGATTTGATCTCCAAACATTTAGACCAGAAAGGTTCATATGCTTTTCAAATTCTCTCACAATTAG GCATGCTTAATCATATCCATTCAGTGGATTTCTTCAAAATATCGATTGTTGCCTGCTTTTGTGCAATTCATAATCACGGGCTTCAAACACTTCTTACATTTTCAGCTATTGTGCGACACACATCTTGCCCACCAGTCGGGTTTAACATTTTGAGAGCTGGCTTGATCAAACCTGTCTGTTTATCGGGTTATAGTCCAAGATCTAGTGAAGGCCAGGGAACTCATG AGAGGAAGACCATATCATATTTGAAGGTTATAAGGCAGAAGTTCCTTTCTGCTTATCGGTCATGTGGTAAATACATTGCCTTCCTGACAATTCTCCTCAGTGTATACCTATGCACACCAAACTATGCTTCATTTGGTTACTTATTCTTTCTTCTACTGTGGATAAGTGGAAGGCAAGTTGTAGGGAAAACAAGAAAGCATCTCTGGTTTCCTATGAAATTGTATGCTATATTTGTGTTTTTCTCAATTTACAGCGTTGGTGTCTTTTCCAGCTCAAAGATATGGTTTCCTGGGATCATTGGTTTTCAAACTGCCTTTGGCTATGACCCAGAAGCTTCAGTGTTACAAAACATTTGGGAACCCTTGGCTGTTTTGGTAGTGATGCAGCTGTATAGCTATGAAAGGAGGCAGAGCAAAAGTTCTGGGTCTAGTAACTATGATGCACCTGAAATAAGACCTTTTCCTTTTACCAGACGTCTGTTGGTCAGGCATACTGATAAGATACTATATTTTGCCCTGATTTATGCATCTATATCACCTATAAGTGCATTTGGTTTCCTGTATCTTGTTGGTTTACTTAACTTCTTAAGATTACCAAAGTCTTCTCAGATCCCTGCAAAAGTATTTCTAGTTTATTCAGGACTTCTTATAATGGTGGAATATCTTTTCCAGATGTGGGGAGATCAAGCTAAGATGTTTCCTGGCCAAGATCACTCTCAGTTATCCTTACTTATGGGTTTACAGCTGTATAAGCCTGGTTTTAAAGGTTTAGAGTCAGGGTTGAGGGGAAAGGTTGTGGTTATTGTAGCATGTATACTTCAATACAATGTTTTTCGTTGGTTGGAAAAGATGCAATTTGTTAACGGAAATGGAGATAGATGGAACGAGCCTTGTTCTCTATTCAGTCCAGTTGATGATCCTAATGAAACTCCTAGTTCACCAACAATTAAAAGAGGTACAAGAAGTCGTTCATGGCCAACAATTAATTCTGTATTATCCCTAGGGCTAGATTCAGCGCAAAGAGATGGAGTAAAAAAAAATCAACTTTTACATTTCTGGGGGAGTTCAAAGGATAGCTTGAAGTGGAACAGAAAGCGGCTTCTTTTCTTGAGAAAAGAGAGGCTGGAAATGCAGAAGACTGTTTTAAAAGTATCTTTGACGTTCTGGATAGAGAACATGTTCAATTTATTTGGTCTTGAAATCAACATGATTGTTTTGCTTCTTGCTAGCTTTGCTGTGTTGAATGCCATCTCCTTGCTCTATATAGCATCACTTGCTGCTTGTGTTTTTCTACATCGGCTACTCATTAAAAAGTTATGGCCTGTTTTTGTTTTTCTATTTGCTTCTATCATCACTATTGAGTACTTGGCTATCTGGATGCATCTTGCTTTCGTGCACCAACAGATTGGCGAACAAGTACCATGCCGTGACTGTTGGAGAGTATCAGATATATATTTCAGTTACTGCAAAAGGTGTTGGCTAG GAATTATTGTTGATGATCCTCGTATGCTTATTAGCTATTATGGGGTTTTCATGTTTTCATGTTTCAAATTCCGGGCTGATCAGGCATCTACTCTCAATGGATTAGAGATGTATCAGAAAATACTGTCGCAATGGAAGTCTGCATCTGTACTGAGTGATCTTTcttttgaaacaaaaggatattGGACAATTCTTGACCACTTGAGGCTTTATGGTTATTGTCACTTGTTAGATTTCGTTCTTTCATTAATTTTGATTACAGGAACTCTTGAATATGACATGCTGCATTTTGGCTATCTTGGTTTTGCTCTAGTTTTCTTCCGAATGAGGCTAAAAATACTAAAGAAAGGAAATCAAATCTTTAGGTACTTAAGGATGTACAACTTCGTTGTTATCGTCCTGTCTCTTGCATATCAATCTCCTTTTGTTGGTGACTTTAGTGAGATCAAAAGTGGTTACATAGAACGGATAAATGAATTGGTTGGATTTCACAAATATGATTATGGTTTTCGAATTACATCAAGATCATCATTTGTGGAAATCATCATATTCATGTTAGTATCACTACAGTCATACATGTTCTCATTTCCAGAATTTGTTTATGTATCAAAATACCTTGAGAAAGAACAGATCGGTGCTATACTGCGGCAACAAGAGAAGAAAGCTGCTTGGAAGACTGCTCAGTTACAGCACACACGTAAAACTGCAGTGCTGAAGCATGCCCGAAGCTTGCAGGTGGAAAAGATGAAATCAGAGATGCTAAACCTTCAAGACCAGCTCCATAATATGAGCACTGATGCAAACTGTAGTAACGCTTCTCTCGAAATAGATGGCCTACGAGAAAGAGGAAATTCTTCCTTAGATTTTCATAGGGAAAGCGAATTCTGGAAGAAAGACCTTGATATAAATACCGAGTCAACAGTCCCAAATAATGTGAATCAATCTCTATTGAGTGAAAAATCTGCAAGGCCACTGGCACCAGAATATTGGAAGCATCCAATTGATTCACCTCATGGAATTGTTGACGTAAAGGATAGAACTGAACACAATGgtgattttgatttaaaaataagGAACCGTTATAAACTTCGAGTCAGGAAAAATGCTTTAGTTTCAGCTGTACATTTCATAGGAAAAGGAGTATCTCAGGTGCAGTCACTTGGAAATATGGCAGTTAGCAATCTAATGAACTATCTGAAGATAGAACATGAAGAACTAGAGTCAACTGACGATTCATCTGATGATGAGGAGTACTATGAGATTGAGAATCAGAATACTGGTGCAGAACCTCTGGAGTCTACATTTTCCTTACACTCTGTCAATGATCATACTGGGCCTGATACTGCTTATCTTCAAATTGGCATTATTTTCCGTTGCATGTGGTCCCGAATGAGGTCGAATAATGATGTTGTTTGCTATTGCTGCTTCATTCTAATATATCTATGGTCCTTCAGTTTACTTTCTGTGGTCTACCTAGCAGCTCTCTTTTTATATGCTCTCTGTCAAAATACTGGTCCCGGTTACATATTTTGGGTTACTATGCTGATATACACTGAGATGTGCATTTTGCTTCAATATTTGTATCAAATCATTATTCAACACACCGAGTTTGAATTCCACGTGAGCTTACTTCAAGAATTGGGGTTCCCTGCGAAAAAAATAACATCATCTTTTGTTACAAACAACTTACCATATTTTCTAGTATATATATTCACTCTCTTGCAAACCTCCATAACTGTGAAAGACGGTGGTTGGACAATCGCTGCAGATTCCAGCTTTAGTAAGAGAAGAAATCAAAACTTCATAGAGGATGTAAACTGCTCCACCTTCCAAGATAGATTAGAGAGATTATTCCTACCACTGAAAAATCTACTGAAACGGTTGGTCAGAAGCCTCTGTAGGTACTGGAGATCATTAACTTGGGGTGCAGAAACACCCCCGTACTTTGTGCAGCTGTCTATGGAAGTTAATATGTGGCCTGAAGAGGGAATTCAGCCAAAGAAAATCGAATCAAGAATAAATAAGTCACTGAAGATATTGCACAATAGAAGATGCAGAGAGGATAAACTTTTCAAGTTGCACTCAGCAAGTAGGGTTCGTGTACAGAGCATAGAAAAAAGTGAAGAGAATGAAAACTTGTGTCTTATTGTTTTTGAGGTGTTATATGCCTCCCCTTCAATTGAGTTTACTGCTGAAGAATGGTATAGCTCATTAACTCCAGCAGAGGATGTATCCAATGAGATTCGTAAAGCTCAACACATTGGTATTTTCAAAGAAATTGGGTTTCCATATCGAATAATTTCCATCATTGGTGGTGGGAAAAGGGAAATAGATCTGTACGCCTACATCTTTGGGGCTGATTTAGCTGTTTTCTTCTTAATAGCCATATTTTATGAATCAGTTATGAAAGCTAACAGTGAGTTTCTTGAAGTCTACCAGTTTGAAGATCAGTTCCCAGAAGATTTTGTATCGGTTCTCATG GTTGTCTTTTTCTTGATCGTGCTGGATCGAATTATATACCTCTGTTCATTTGCAACAGGAAAAGTTATTTTCTATTTATTCAACCTTGTTCTCTTCACATATTCAATCACAAAATATGCTTGGGACATGGATCCTTTGCACAGATACTCTGGAAGATTAGCAATTCGTGCCATTTATTTTACAAAAGCAATTTCACTGGTTTTGCAAGCAATGCAAATTCATTTTGGGATTCCACACAAAAGCACTTTGTACAGGCAGTTTTTGACAAGTAGTGTTTCACGAGTTTATGTTTTGGGGTTTCGACTTTATCGAGCTATACCTTTCCTCTATGAATTGAGATGTGTGCTAGATTGGTCTTGCACGACAACATCTTTGACTATGTATGACTGGCTAAAG CTGGAAGATATTCATGCAAGCTTGTTTCTTGTCAAATGCGATGTGGTTTTGAATAGAGCCAGCCACCAACAAGGACAAAAACAGACAAAAATGACAAAGTTCTGCGGTGGGATATGTTTATTCTTTGTTTTAATGTGTGTTATATGGACTCCGATGCTG ATGTACAGTAGCGGTAACCCAACAAACATTGCAAATCCGATCAAAGATGCCAGTGTTCGGATTGATATAAAGACATTAAGTGGGAGGTTGACATTGTTTGAGACTACTTTGTGTGAAAAGATATCTTGGGAAAGGCTTGAAGCTCGTGCAAGTTTGGATCCTCTGGGTTATCTTAGTGCATACAATGGCAACGACATTCAATTAATTTGCTGCCAATCAGATGCAAGTAGATTGTGGCAAGTCCCACCTATTGTGCAGGCTAGATTTATGAAGTCCCTTAGGTGGAATATGGACATTACTTTCTATTGGGAATTTACCAGAGATAGGCCTAAAGGAAAGGAAGTAGTGAAATATGAATTAACAATACAGGAGCAGGATCTTCCCACATCTTATGAAGTGGCCAGAGTCTTCAATGGTACTTCCAATAGTTTCCCGGTATTCAATATTTATCCCAGATATTTTCGGGTCACAGGCTCCGGAGATGTGCGGTCTCTAGAACAGTCG GTCGAGCTGGTTAGTGGGGATCTTGTCCTTAACCGCGGGGATCCAGAGTGGTGGTCTTTCTATGATCTCGACATCTCAGATTCACATGGATGTGGGAAGTTCCCGGGACCAATGGCTATAATTGTATCCGAAGAGACCCCTC AGGGCATTATCGGTGAAACTCTAAGCAAGTTCAGCATTTGGGGACTTTACATCACGTTTGTGCTTGCAGTTGGACGTTTTATCAGATTACAATGCTCTGATTTACGAATGAGAATTCCTTTTGAGAACCTTCCTTCTTGTGACAG ATTGATGGCAATATGTGAAGATATATATGCTGCAAGAGCAGAAGGAGAGCTTGAAGTGGAAGAGATTCTGTATTGGACGCTTGTTAAAATCTACCGCTCTCCACACATGTTGTTAGAGTATACCCAGGCTGAATAA